In Cryptomeria japonica chromosome 1, Sugi_1.0, whole genome shotgun sequence, the sequence GTTTCTTAGCATAGTACTCGGTTTTAGAGGTGATGGGGGAGAAAGCAATTGGACGGGAGGCTGTGACGGTGCAGAGGCAGGATTGAAGAAGGTGTACGTTTCGTAACGAGCAACGCAACTTCCGGAGGCGGCCTCACCTCCAAGATGAGTTCCATCTCCCGTCACATTTAACAACTCAACAATTGCATTCCATAAGCATGTTTCGCAGTCTTGAACGGAAGTTAAATCGCTCCAACACTGAACCAGACCGTATATCTGCTGAAATTTAGAGGTAGTTGTCGATCCAGAATAATAGCGACGAGGAGATCCAACGGCTTCAATTGACAGCTTTGCGAGAAACCCCCAAACCGCCGTACTAAACTCACCAGGCTCAACTCTGACCTCTTCTCCATTGTAAGCGGTCTTC encodes:
- the LOC131857302 gene encoding cysteine-rich receptor-like protein kinase 25; the protein is MAVYSPLEECFDCSKLARTSVRQDCGNAIGARAWLPKCFIRYDNYSFIGILDTNTKTAYNGEEVRVEPGEFSTAVWGFLAKLSIEAVGSPRRYYSGSTTTSKFQQIYGLVQCWSDLTSVQDCETCLWNAIVELLNVTGDGTHLGGEAASGSCVARYETYTFFNPASAPSQPPVQLLSPPSPLKPSTMLRNIL